In Aedes albopictus strain Foshan chromosome 3, AalbF5, whole genome shotgun sequence, the following are encoded in one genomic region:
- the LOC109415973 gene encoding sorbitol dehydrogenase-like — MAKRTNIGAVIHGVDDMRMEQVPIPTPRDNEVLLEIDCVGICGSDVHVLSHGGFGEYVLKKPMVIGHEASGVVVGVGKAVRRLKVGDRVAIEPAIGCKVCKLCKAGRYNLCPDGIYSATPPIHGSLQNYYTHPEDCCFKLPPNVTMEEGSLMEPLAVGVHSCRIANVQLGSSVLVLGAGPIGMVSVLVAKAMGAGKVCVIDLVQSKLDIAKEIGADYTLLIQKGDKEDDIVKKIHGLMGCAPDISIECTGAEPCVRLAILATEIGGVVTLVGIGNTNMNLPITIALVREVEIRSGFRYANAYPAALAMVANGTIDATRLITHHFNLEDSVQAFKTARHGLEGAIKVMIHCQPRNKNNPMKKL, encoded by the exons ATGGCGAAAAGAACAAACATCGGCGCGGTGATTCATGGCGTTGACGATATGCGGATG GAGCAAGTCCCGATACCAACGCCGCGCGATAACGAAGTCCTGCTGGAGATCGACTGCGTGGGAATATGCGGATCGGATGTGCACGTCCTTTCCCACGGTGGATTCGGCGAGTACGTCCTGAAGAAACCGATGGTCATTGGGCACGAGGCGTCCGGTGTGGTGGTCGGTGTCGGGAAGGCCGTTAGGCGTCTCAAAGTAGGTGATCGAGTCGCGATTGAGCCGGCCAtcggctgcaaggtgtgcaaaCTATGTAAGGCCGGTCGGTACAACCTCTGCCCGGATGGAATCTACAGCGCCACGCCACCGATCCACGGATCGCTTCAGAACTACTATACGCATCCGGAAGATTGTTGCTTCAAGTTACCGCCGAATGTAACGATGGAGGAGGGATCGCTAATGGAACCGCTTGCCGTCGGGGTGCACAGCTGTCGCATTGCGAATGTCCAGTTGGGATCGAGCGTTCTGGTTCTCGGCGCTGGTCCAATCGGAATGGTGTCCGTGCTGGTAGCGAAAGCAATGGGGGCAGGTAAGGTTTGCGTGATCGACTTGGTCCAAAGTAAGCTGGATATTGCCAAGGAGATTGGAGCGGACTACACGCTGTTGATCCAGAAGGGTGACAAAGAAGACGACATCGTCAAGAAGATCCATGGCCTCATGGGATGTGCCCCGGACATCTCGATCGAATGCACTGGTGCGGAGCCCTGCGTTCGGCTGGCAATTTTGGCCACGGAAATCGGAGGTGTCGTTACATTGGTAGGTATCGGTAACACCAACATGAATCTACCCATAACGATCGCGTTGGTTCGGGAGGTCGAGATACGATCCGGATTTAGGTATGCAAACGCGTATCCGGCTGCACTGGCCATGGTGGCGAATGGAACGATCGACGCAACCCGGCTTATCACGCATCACTTCAACCTGGAGGATTCGGTGCAAGCGTTCAAAACGGCTCGCCACGGATTGGAGGGTGCGATCAAGGTCATGATCCACTGTCAACCTCGTAACAAAAATAACCCAATGAAAAAGCTGTGA
- the LOC109415974 gene encoding sorbitol dehydrogenase, with protein sequence MAPKNENLCALVYGPNDLRLEPRPIPEPAFNEVVVEVDSCGICGTDIHFLKDGGFGAQRLIKPIVLGHESAGVVRKVGSQVTHLKVGDRVAIEPAAGCRTCDLCKVGKYNICLDGKHCTTQKHDGNCSNYYAQYADCCFKMPDNMTMEEGALLEPLAVAVYAGRRAQIGLGNKVVIFGAGPIGLVCLIAAKAMGATRTVILDLEHAKHRLEVAKKLGVTGVIGIKKEDSEDDLVKKIHEILGGPADRVLECTGSQPGMRISIKATRNAGRICLVGLGNKEVQLPMVDAISREIDITTCMRYNHDYPAALEIVASGYVDVKPLVSHHFDLSDVHEAFRVASQGEGVKIMIHLIPRDTNNPVPFSN encoded by the exons ATGGCACCGAAGAACGAGAACCTCTGCGCCTTGGTGTACGGCCCGAACGATCTCCGGTTGGAACCGAGGCCCATCCCGGAGCCGGCCTTCAACGAGGTGGTGGTCGAGGTCGACAGTTGCGGAATCTGCGGAACGGACATCCACTTCCTGAAGGACGGTGGCTTCGGGGCTCAGCGGTTGATCAAGCCGATCGTTCTGGGTCACGAATCGGCCGGTGTGGTCCGCAAGGTGGGCAGCCAGGTGACGCACTTGAAG GTAGGCGATCGAGTCGCGATCGAACCGGCCGCCGGTTGCAGAACGTGCGATCTGTGCAAGGTTGGAAAGTATAACATCTGCCTGGACGGAAAGCACTGCACCACCCAGAAGCACGATGGAAACTGCTCCAACTACTACGCTCAGTATGCGGACTGCTGCTTCAAGATGCCCGATAACATGACCATGGAGGAGGGTGCCCTGCTGGAACCGTTGGCCGTGGCGGTGTATGCCGGAAGACGCGCCCAGATTGGACTGGGCAACAAGGTGGTGATCTTCGGCGCCGGACCTATTGGACTGGTGTGCCTGATTGCGGCCAAAGCCATGGGAGCCACGAGGACCGTGATCCTGGATTTGGAACATGCCAAGCACCGATTGGAGGTGGCGAAGAAATTGGGCGTGACCGGAGTTATCGGAATCAAGAAGGAAGACTCGGAGGATGATTTGGTGAAGAAGATTCACGAAATTCTGGGTGGTCCGGCCGATAGGGTTCTGGAGTGCACCGGATCGCAGCCCGGAATGAGAATCTCGATCAAGGCCACGAGAAATGCCGGCAGAATTTGCCTGGTCGGATTGGGTAACAAGGAGGTTCAGCTGCCCATGGTGGATGCCATTTCAAGAGAAATCGATATCACAACCTGCATGCGTTATAATCACGA TTATCCTGCCGCATTGGAGATCGTAGCCAGTGGATACGTGGATGTCAAACCGCTGGTTTCACATCACTTTGACCTGTCCGATGTACACGAAGCATTCCGCGTGGCCAGCCAAGGCGAAGGAGTCAAAATCATGATCCATCTGATTCCTCGTGATACCAACAATCCGGTCCCTTTCTCCAACTAG